DNA sequence from the Streptomyces sp. NBC_01497 genome:
GAAGTAGGCAGTTTTCCAGCGTTTCCGGCGCGTCGAGGCCCAATTCTCGTTCGCACTGCTCCATCAGTTCTCTGTGCATGGCCGCTGATTCTTCGAATCGCCCGAGCCTGAGAAGCGCCCTTGCCGCACGACTGCGAATCCTGTACACGAGTGGGGCGTTCGGTCCCAATTGTCGTTCCGTCAATTCCGCGGCCTCGCCGGCAAGGGCAAGGGCGGACGTGTAATCACCGGACCTGTGAATGGAGAGAACGACTCGAAGAGAGCAATCAGCTGCGGCCTCTGCCGTGTCCCGTCCGATCGACCAATCCATTGTGCGCTTCAACAGCGCGGTCACATGTGGCGCAAGCAGACTCACATGAGGTCTCTGGTTTCCCCGCTCGGACGCTGCTGGTAGGTAGGCCCCCAGTAGGCGGGTGGCTGCCGAAGCAATTTCTTGGCGTTATTCGGCGGGAGTGGATTGAGCCACGCTGTCGAGGAGGACACCGTGGGTGCGCAGGCTGCGGACCGTACCGGGTACCAGCTCTGTGAGGGATTGATCAAGGAGCCCACGCAAAGCTGACTCGACGCGTTGAGCAGAGATCATGGCGCCTAGATCAAGGCCGGACAGCAGTGAGAGCGGCAAGGGATCGCCGGCCCAGCAGGCCAGCAGACGTAGGAGGCTTCCCGCTTCGGGCAATCCGCGCGCGTCAAGGGCCTCAAGTGAGAGCTGCCACGTACGACTGATCAAGTGGCGGGAGTCTCTTCCACCGACCAGTACGGAACCCTGGTCGATGAGCGAGACATGATCGACCCCGGCCACTCCGTCGAGTTTCTGGCGGTAATCAACCAGCGTCCATGGGTCGATCACTTGGTGAGACAGGAATCCACCAGCGAGTGTGAGAGCCAGGGGAAGCCGTCCGAGGCGGTCGGCCACCTCGGCAGCGTCCTCGACCGTCCCCGCGTGGGGGGCCAAATCACGCAGCACCATTGCGGCGTCATCGCGTGGCAGTACTCCCACGTGGAGCAGATCGGCGCCTGGCCACCAGTGCGGGGCCGCTTGCCTGCTGGTGACGATCACAGTGCCTGCCGGGCTGGTTCGCAGCCATCCGCCGTCACGGAGGATGGCTGGATCGTCAGCGTTGTCCATGACCAACAGCCAGGGCTGGTCGGAACTCTCCAAGTATTTCCAAACGAGATCGGCCGCTGGACGTAAGCCTCCTCGCGCTCCGCTCAGTTCGCTGTCGGTGGCGCCTCTATCCGCTGCGACTGCGAGCATGCCGGCTCGTAGCGAGGTCGGATCGGAGGCGTTGACCCACAAACCCAAGCGGCCCATCTCATCGGTGGCGTGCTGGAACACGGTGCAGGCAACGGCGGTTTTGCCGCATCCGCCGAGGCCGTGAAGCACGTATACGTGGTCACCGACCCCGGGTGCAACGGCAGCACGCAGGCGCTCCATCGTTTCTGTGCGGTCACGCAGCACAAGCGGCAGACGACTGACCGCGGGCCGACGTACGGAAGCCGGTCCTGACCAGTCCTGACCGTGGTGGTGATGTTCAACGATGTGCTGGTCACCCGATGCCTGGTAGACGCGGCCGTGTCCCTGCGCCTGAGCATCGTTGCGGCCGTTCACTGTTGCCCGTAGTTCAGATCGCGGCCAGCCTGATAGACCCTGGCATGCCCCGATACGGATGCGTGTTGGGTCACCGAGGGGAGTGTCGGTCCTGCCTGGCCCAATTCGGCCAGAACCGCACGGAGACCCTCGGCAGCTTCGGGGTGCGCGCCCAGCAGTCTTCGAACGCGTCCCTGCCACTCGGCTTCCAACTCAGCCGGTGTCTCTCGGTCACCGCTGGTCTGCGCGGCGAGCAGATCGTCACGGGTGGAGCCGAGTTCGGCTGCGACGGCATCGACGCGCTCCGGCTGATGCCTGCGCCACATAATGGTGAAGGCGTCCTTGACTCGCTGCCACCCCTCCGTCGTCAGCAAAGTAACCAGCGTGGACCCCGCGGCACCTGCCAGCGCGGTCATTTCTGAATCCATCAAGGCCTCCCCCGCCCAACCCGTACTCGGTTTCAGACTAACGAGCCGGTCAAAGTTTCTGCTTCACAATGCCGTCGAATATGAGCCAGTTGTGCGCTGCGTTCACGGTTGACATCCACCCCGGTCCATCACCTGCCCACGGTAAGACGTGTGCGCCGCCGGTAACACGGGCGCGCTTCTGGTGCCCTGGGGCCAACGCGATATCCGGCTCGCCGACTGCGACCACGTGTTGCGGCCGGACAAGCGCAGGACACCGGCCGGGCCGTCTCAGCCGCGCGTCGCGGCCATCTTCTCGATCTCGCCGAGGACGAGGCCGGGGCGGTCGATCGGGATGTCGTGCGAGCTGCCGGCGGCGGTGACGAGCGTGCGGTGGGGCCCGGCGTGGGCGAACTCCGTGGCGGCGTCGCGCCAGAGCTGGGCGTCCTGGGGTGAGCCGTCGAACGGGGTCTTCTCCGACACCATGACGGTGGCGGGGACGCTGTCGGGCCACGTCACGTGGTGGTACGCCTTGTGCATGGGGACGTAGCTCTCGGCGGTGGCGATGAGCTGACGGTTCGCCTGCGTGGAGGGGTCGGCCTCGGCCGCGGCGAGCGCCGGCTGGGTCGCGGCGACGATGCGGGCGATCTCGCTGTCGGTGTACAGCTCCGGCAGGCTGGCGTCGATGAGCACGGCGCCGGAGACCATCGTGGGGTGGGAGCGGGCGAAGTAGGTCGCGATCTCGCCCGCCTCGGAGTGGGAGGCCAGGATCACGTCCCGGTTGAGGCCCAGTTGGTGCAGGCCGGCCGCGAGGTCGTCGGTGGCGGCGTGCACGTTCCAGGGGCCGGGGACCGGGTCACTGTCGCCCATCCCGGCCCGGTCGTAGGTGATGATCTCGGAACCGGTCGCCGCGGAGAGCTTCGGCACCAGGTCCTTCCAGTAGGAGGAGTCATTGCCGCCGCCCGCGTCCAGGACGATGGCGGGCAGGTGGCCCGAGGTGACGTGGAAGGCCAGACGGTGACCGTGGTTCTTGATCATGTGGAGCGTCGACGAACCGGCCTGGTGGCCGGACGCCGGGACGGCCGACGCCGTCCTGGGAGCCGACGCGGACGACGGAGTCGCGGCGGCCGAGGGTGATGCGACAGCCTCACCGCAGACCGTGAGGGCTCCGGCGGTGACCGCCAGCAGCAGCATCGCCGTGGACGCGCGGCGCATAGGTCGACGAGGCAGGAAGTTCTTCAAGGGGATCAGTCCTCCGGGAACCGTTGGCGCGGCTTCACTGAACACCCACCATCCTGGGCGTGGCCGATCCCTTGATCGATCCGGCTGCCTGGAGGATCCGGGGTGTACCTACCGCCACCACGTCGGCCGGGCTGCCTCGGCATCAAGCAGATGTTCGACCGCGTCGGCCCGACGGACCGATCCGAGGAACGGCGCGTGGGAGTCCGGCCCGTCGTACACGGTCCGGCGGGCGGCCGGGAGACGCGCGCGGGAGAAGGCGTGCCGGAGTTCGGCTCGGTTCCGGGAGACAGCGCGTGGGAGTTCGGCCCGGTTCCGGGGAACGGCGCGTGGGAGTTCGGCCTGGTTCCGGGGAACGGCGCGCCGGAGTTCGGCCCGGTCAGGTGGCCAGCGACGCCGCGTCGCCCATCACGACCACGGGGTGGCTCGCCGGGTCCAGCAGCCGCAGCAGCTGCCTGATGTGGTCCTTCGAGATCGAGACGCAGCCCTGCGTCGGCCCGCCGTGGTCGACGTGGATCCAGATGCCGCCGCCGCGCGCGGAGCCCAGCGGCTTGTCCTGGTCGAGCGGGCTCGTGCCGGGGTCGCGGTTGTAGTTGATGGCCACGACGTAGTCGAAGGCGCCCGCGAGCGGTTCGCCGTCGAAGCCCTGCCCGTACGCGGTGAAGTGGAAGCTGTGGTCGTAGGGCATCTTCGTGCCGGGGTTGGCGAACTTGCCGCCCGCGTCCGTCAGGGAGAACACCCCGACCGGTGAGCGCCGGTCGTCGACCATGTGGTGCGTCGTCCAGCCGTGCAGGGCGTTGTGCGCGGGCCAGACGTCGGCGGCGGGGCGCCACGGCGAACCGCCGTCGGTCCGCTCGTAGAGGCGGAAGGTCGCGGTGTTCGTGTCGTGGTTCGCGCCGGTCACCACGACGGCCTGGCGCGTGGCCGAGGAAATCTTCGCGGTCATCCGGGGGCCGACGCCGGGGAGGGTGGGCGAGGCCTGGTCCGGGATCCGGGCGCTGAGCGCCGAACGGGTCTCGGAGCGGTTCGCCTTGCCGTCGTCCCCGGAGCCCTGTCCGCCTTGGCCGCCCTGGCCGCTCTGGGTGGTGTCCCCCGCGCCGTCCTGCTGGCCGGTGGTCCGGTCGCCCGTTCCCTCGTGGTGCTCACCCGCCGTGGTCGCCGTTCCGCATCCGGCGAGCAGCAGCCCGCCGACGAGCAGGGCGGCGGCCGGCCGGTGTCCGCCTCGCAGTGCGCGGAGGAGGCCGGGGCGGACGGACGGGAGAGACATGGATGAGCCCTTCGCGGTACTGAGGCCGCCCCCGGTTCCGCACGGATCGCGTACGGGCCCTGTGGCGGCGCCTGTTGTTGCGGTGGCGGCACGGCACCCGGCGGATCCGGTGTCCCCTCGGCACCCGATCGGTCGTATGACGCTCCGGTTTGAGCCTGCGGCGCGCATCCCCCGTACAAGACGGTGCCCGCCATGAGGCGTCGCACCGCCCCACAGGATAACCGCCCGCACACGCCGGGTGATGAGTGGCCGCAAATCGTCACCGTACGTCAATTCGAAGATCACTTCGGGCGGGCAGACGGTACGAATACGTGGTGAACGTGGCAGATGCTGCGGCAACTCCCGGGGTGTGACGATGCGCACAGGGTGGCCCACCGTGGGGGAAGGGGCCCGGGAACGGTGTCCGCACTGCCGCGTTCGCGGGCCCGGGCCGTGGCGACGCGCCGTGGCAAGGGGGGTGGCACGGACAGACGTACGGAGGGGTTCGCGGTCACGGTGCCCGTGACGGTGACGGCGTCCGTGACGGTGCCCGTGACGGCGACGGCGCACGTGACGGTGACGGTGTCCGTGACGGCGCACGTGACGATGACGGTGTCCGTGACGGCGCACGTGACGATGACGGCGTCCGGGACGGTGACGGCGGCTGAGGCGGTCGCGGCGGCCACGGCCCCCGCCCGCCGGTGGCGACAAAGATCCCCCAAGATCTCCGGAGCTGTTTCCGTCCCCCCACCTGCCCTGCGACGATGGACGCAGATGTTCACGGTCCGCACGGGCCCAGGTGGGAGGACAACCTCACGTGGCAGAAGTCTTCTTGCGTCACCTGAGCAGGTGGCAGGCGGAGCAGCAGCAGGAGGCACTCGCCGACGAGTTCGTCGAGACGTACCACCGGGCGCACGGCGCGGAGTACGACGACCGGCAGGCGTTCCTGAGGGCGTTCAACCGCGCCTTCAGCCGGGACGGGTTCGACATGGTGGTGGCCGGTTCGGGCGGCAGGACGGCGGGTCACGCCTACGGCTACCTGATCGACAGGTCGGGTGACTGGTGGCGCGGGCTCGGCACGGACGAGCCGTGGGACGTCGAGGAACTGACGGTCTCCAGGCGGGTGTTCGCGCTGGCGGAGCTGACCGTACGGCCGCCGTACCGGCGCATGGGCGTGGCCGGGCGGCTGCTCGAAGCGGTTCTCGCCCGTACGGACGCGGCGCTCGCCGTCACCCGTGTCGACCCGGGGAACGCGGGGGCTCTCGCCTCGCTCACCGCCTGGGGGTGGGTGCGGCTGGGCACCGTCGGCGTGGACGACCCGCATGTCCCGTCCGTCGGTATCGGTCCGGCCACCGAGATCTGGGGCCGGGCCCTGCGGGCCTGAGGGAGCGCGCGAGGGGAGAGCGGCGGGGAGGGTCGGCGGGGGAGCGCGCACGGGGAAGAGCGGTGGCGAGGGCGCGCGGTGTCGGCGGCCCGCGCCTCCCCCGGGCCGCCGCCCCCGTTCGCCCCCGCCGCGCCCCGTCCCGCTCCGCTTCCGCCGGGTCGGCCGGTGCCGATTGACAACAACGCTTCGTACACTGCGGGTTGATTACGGCACGGCCGGCAGCGAAGCCGGTGTCGCGGAATGACGGCCACCGCCGTACGGGGAACGCGACCTTGCACGTGCGCGTGTACGTCGTTCTCGCACCCCTCCCACGGAGGAGATCCGTATGGCGGAACAGCTCGTCCATGACCTCGTCGGGGTCGGCATAGGGCCCTTCAACCTGTCCCTCGCCGCGCTCGCCGACGCGACCCCCGGCCTCAGCACCCTCTTCCTCGACGCGAAGCCCGCGTTCGTGTGGCACCCCGGCCTGCTGCTGGACGGCACGGTCCTCCAAGTGCCCTTCCTGGCCGACCTGGTGACCCTCGCGGACCCGACCAGTCGCTGGTCGTACCTCAACTACCTGCGCGAACACGACCGGATGTTCCCGTTCTTCTTCTCGGAGCGTTTCCACATCCCCCGCCGCGAGTACGACCACTACTGCCGGTGGGTCGCGGAGTCCCTGCCCTCGTGCCGCTTCGGCGCGCACGTCACGGACATCACCCTGGACGAGGACGCGGCGGCCTTCGCCGTCACCTACCGGGCCGTCGACGGCGCGGCGCTCACGCGTGTCCTGGCGCGCCAGGTCGTGCTGGGGGTGGGTACGGAACCGGTCGTACCGCAGCCGTTACGCCCGTACGTCCGCACGGCGGCGCACACCGGGCGCGTCCTGCACAGCGCGGACTACGGTACGCACCGCGACCGGCTCGCGGGCGTGCGCGACGTGACCGTCGTCGGTGGCGGGCAGTCCGGTGCGGAGATCGTCCTCGACCTGCTGCGGCAGTACAGGGAACCCGGCCGCACCGGTGGGACGCAGGGCGGCCGGGGCGCCGACAGCCCTGGGCCGTACGTGCGGTGGGTGGCCCGTACCCCGGCCTTCGCGCCCATGGAGTACTCCAAGATCGGGCTGGAACACTTCACGCCCGACTACATCCGCTACTTCCGGGCCCTGCCCGAACACCGCCGCGACGAGCTCGTCGAGCGGCAGTGGCAGCTGTACAAGGGCGTCAGCGAGGAGACGCTCGCGGACATCCACGACCTGCTGTACGAGCGGACGATAGGCGGCGCGCCCCCGCCCGCCGCGCTGCATCCGGGCGTCACGGTCGCGGGCATCGGGACCGCCGCCGACGGCTCGTACGAACTGGCCTGCCGCCACCCGGAGCAGGGCAGCACCTTCACGCTGCGCACGGACGCGGTCGTGTGCGCGACCGGGTACGCGGCGGTGCGGCCGCCGTTCCTCGACGGCATGGCCAAGCTGATCGACTGGGACGAGCGGGGCCGCTACCGGGTGGACGGTTCGTACCGGGTGGCGCTCCAAGGGGGCGTCCCCGGCGCGCTGTACGTGCAGAACGCGGAACTGCACACGCACGGCGTCGGCGCGCCCGACCTGACGCTCGGCGCCTGGCGGGCGGCGACGATCCTCAACGCGGTCGCGGGCAGGACCCTCGTGCGGGTGCCGCAGCGGGCGGCGTGGACGACGTTCGGCGCGCCGGCCCAGGACCGCGCGCCGGCTCAGGCACCGGCGCCGGCTCAGGATCCCGCGCCGGTTCAGGGCCCGGCGTCGGTTCAGGACCCCGCGCCGCCGGTGTAGTCGGCCTGGATCTGGCGCAGGATCCGCCCGGCGCCGGTGTAGCCGATGCCGAGCATCCAGAGGTCGTCGTCCACCGCGTACACCCGCTGGTGGCGTACGGCGGTGAGTCCGTGCCACAGGGGACCGCCGACGACGGCGGTCTCCTTGGCCTTCTCCGGGTTCCCGTACGTCGAGTGGAAGAGGACGTCCGCGTCGGCCTTGTCGATCTGTTCGGGGCCGACGTCCAGGGAGAAGCCGTTCCTGTCCTGGTCGGCGGGGCGGCCGAGGCCGAGGTCGTGGAAGATCGAGCCGACGAACGTGTCGTTGAGGTACAGGCGGATGTCCGCACCCTCGACGAACCGGACGAACCCGACCGTCGTCGCCTTGGCCTTCCCGGCCCCGCCCAGTGCGGTGACCACCTGCTTCACCTGCGTCGTGTACGCCTTCTCGACCTCGGCGGCGCGCCCGGTGCGGTCCAGGGCGCGCGCGTGGAGGGTGAAGTTCTGCCGCCAGGCCGGTCCTGTGGTGCCGGTGAAGACGGTCGGGGCGATCGCGGACAGTTCCTTGTAGCTCTTCTCGTCCCTGGCCTTGCTCCCGAGGATGAGGTCGGGCTTGAGGGAGGCGATGGTCTCCAGGTCGGGCGAGCCGATGATCCCGACGGGCTTGATCCCGGCGACGGCGGACTTCGCCAGGTACGTGGACAGGGGCGCGCCCGCCGCGACGGTGGTGGCGCCGACCGGTTTCACGCCGAGGGTGACGGCGGAGTCGAGGGCGTCGGTGTCGAGCACGACGACGCGGTCGGGGTGCGGCCCGACCTGCACGTCGCCCATGACGGTGTGGAGGGCGTGGCCGCCGCTCGTACCGCGGCCGCCCGTCGCTCCGGCTTCCTGGCCGTCCCCGCCGCCCCTGCCTCCGTCCCCGCCGCCGCAGGCGGCGAGCCCCAGGCCGAGCGCGGCGACGGCGGCCGTCGCCCGAAGAGCCGTGCCGAGACGTGTGGCCGCGCGCGACGCGGAGCCCGACCGGAACACCATGAGAGCGTCTCCCCTGGGAGCGGTGGTCAAAGTTAGGCGAACCTAACTTATGGCGTCCCGGGCCACAAGTTCCTTTCCGGGCACGTCCGTTCGGTTTCGGTCCGGACCAGTGGAGCGTGGGGGTGCCGGACGGAGCGGACGCCCGCGCGGACCGCGTTCTTGATGCCGTCCGTGCGGCGTGCGGAAAAGTTTCCCGTGCACACCCGCAACCCGGGAGGGACCCGGACGTCTGTCGTGGTGGGAGGCGCCTTCCACCGTCAGAGCACCGCACGACCGACCGATTCGAGGAACCGCATGTCAGCTCAGCACCCCACCGACGATCGCCGGGCCCCACGGGGACGGTTGCGCGTCGTGGCGGGCGTGTCCGCCGCCGCGGCGGCGCTGGCCCTCGGCGGGACGGCGCTGGCCTTCGCCGCCGGCCCGTCCCCGGCGCCCGCCCCCGCCCGCGGCCACGCGGCCACCGCCGAGGCGGCCCCCGCCCCGGCGAAGGCGGCACCGGCGAAGGCCGCGCCGGCCCCGGCGAGGGCGGTCCCGTCGCCCGTTCCGTCCCCGGTGCGCGGTGGCGGCGCCGCGCCCGTCCCCGTCCCGTCGGCCCCGGCCCCCGCCAAGGCCGTCCCGGCGCCGGTCGGCGCGGTCCCGGGCCCCGCCCCGGCTCCGGCCCGTGGCCGGCACGCGGCACCCGCGCCCGCCACGGCCGTTCCCGCGCCCGTGAAGGCTGTCCCTTCGCCCGTGAGCGGGCGGCACGCCGCTCCGGCGCCGGTCCCGGCTCGCGCCGGGGGCTGAGTGTCCTCGTCCGCGATATACCGGCCGCGCCCCGGACGCCCCGTGTGGGGCGTCCGGGGCCGGCTGCTGCGCAGCCTGTCCGGCAGGCGGGAGGAGCCCGGAGCGCGGGAGTGGGAAGCGCCGTCCGTCGCGGGCGGCGCCGCGCGCCAGGACCCGGGCATCGACGCGCTCTACCACCACCGCAGGATGGAACTGGTCCGCCTGGCGCTGCTGCTGGTCGACGACCTGCCGACGGCGGAGGACGTGGTGCAGGACGCGTTCGCCGCGCTCTACCGGCGCCACGGCGACCGGCTCGCCGGGGTCGACGACCCCGAGGCGTACGTCAGGCGCTGCGTCGTCAACGGCGCGCGGTCGGTGCTGCGCCGCCGCAGGACCGTACGGGCGTACGTGCCCGAGCGCCCCGGCCTCGCGCCGCCGCCCGAGGAGGACGTCCTGCTGCGCGAGGAGCACCGCGAGGTGCTCGGCGCGCTGCGCAGGCTCACCCGCCGTCAGCGCGAGGTGCTGGTGCTGCGTTACTGGTCGAACCTCAGCGAGGCGCAGATCGCCGACACCCTGGGCCTGTCGCGGGGCGGGGTCAAGTCCACGGCGAGCCGTGCGCTGGACGCCCTGGCGCGACATCTGGAGGTGCCGAGGTGACCGGCACGGAAGAACGACTGCGCGCGGCGCTCGCGGCGAAAGCGGCCACGGTGACCCGCGCCGACCTGCGCCACCCGCTCCCGCCGTCCGCCGGCCGTGTCACGCACCGGCTGCGCACGGCCTCGCTGCTCGCCCTGGCGGCGGCCCTGATCGGCGCGGCCCTGTTGCTCCCTGGCGCGCTGCGGCACCAGGCGGACCAGCCGCCGGCGATCCGCCCGCAGCCCACCGCGTCGCCGTCCTCTTCACCGCCTCCGGCGCCGGCCCCGGTCCCGGTGCCGGCGCGCGGTTCCGCCCGCGGGCCCGTTCCGGCCGGATGATCCGGCCGGGCCGCGTGATCCGGCCGGGCGTCGCGGACCGCCGGGCGGCCGCGTGGGTCCGCGACGCCTCCCCGGGCAGGTGGGCGGTGGCGCGCGAAGGGCCCGGCCCGCCGCAGGCAGGCCGGGCCCGGGGGTCGTGGCCCCGCCGTCTTCAGATGACCGGCGGGCGGCCCAGCGCCGTCATGCGGCGTACGGTGCGCCACCGCATCGGCTGCCGGACGCCGCAGGCCGTGCGGACGCCCTCGCCGAACCCGGCGAACCAGGCCCGCAGGCCCGTCACCGAGCGGGTGCGGGCGACGGTCAGCAGGATCCAGGTGCCGAGGTAGAGGGGGACGAGCGGCGCGGGGAGGTTGCGCCGCGCCAGCCAGACGCGGTTGCGCGCGGTCATCCGGTAGTACACGGCGTGCCGGGCGGGGGAGGTGCGCGGGTGCTGGAGCACCAGCTCCGGCTCGTAGCGGATCTTCCAGCCGGCGTCGAGCGCGCGCCAGGCCAGGTCCGTCTCCTCGTGGGTGAAGAAGAACTCGTCGGGCCAGCCGCCGATCTCCTCCAGCATCGGCATGGACAGCGAGTGGCCGCCGCCGAGGAACGTGGTGACCTCGCCGCCGCGCATCGGGTCGTCGACCCGCAGGCGCGGCACGTGCCGGCGCTGGGTGAGACCGTTCTCGTCCGCGATGCGGAAGCTGACGATGCCGAGTCGCGGGTGGGCCTCGTACAGGTCCGCGACCCGGGAGATCACGTCCGCCTCGATCAGGAGGCCGTCGTCGTCCAGGTCGACCAGGACATCCACGTCACCGGCCTTGCGCAGTTCCTCGATCGCCACGTTGCGGCCGCCCGAGACGCCCAGGTTCTCCGGGACCTCGATGCCGATGACCCCGTCGGGCAGTTCGGGCAGTGGCGCGCCGTTGCCCACGACGACGATCCGCTGTGCGGGTTCGCGCTGCCCGGCCACGGAGTCCAGCAGGGCACGCAGCTCGGCGGGCCGGGTCCCCATGGTCAGGACGGCCACCCCCACACGTGGTCGCGTCACGCCGCATCACTCCGCATTCTGTTGCTGGGCACAAGGCCTGTCCGGGCCGAGTTTATCGGGGTCCCGCCATCGGCAGGTCACTGGAAGGTATCTTGCGCGACGCCGCAGGTTCACTTTTCCGGGTACGGAACGATCATCTTCCGCCATGCCGGGACCCTCGACAGACACTGGAGGGACGGCAGAACGAAAGCAACCGGAACAATGTGTACCGTGCAGCGTCTCAATCGATCTAGCTGTGCCAGACTGCCCGAGTCGCCGAGGGCCAGGAGGGGGTGGGGGTATGAGTGAGCCGCGTTCCGCGCCGACGATCGGACAGCTCGTCCTCAGCAAGCAGCTGCGTGCCCTGCGCGAGGGGGCCGGTGTCACCCGCGAGGAAGCCGCGAAACTCCTGCACGTGACGGTCGCGACGATCCGCCGGATGGAGTCCGCCGAGGTCGCGCTGAAGATCCCGTACCTCCAGATCCTGCTGCCCGCCTACGGTCTCCCGCCCGAGGACGTCGCCTCGTACACGGAGCTCACCGAGGAAGCCAACAAGCCCGGCTGGTGGCAGCGCTTCCACGACGTCCTGCCCGGCTGGTTCGGCGGGTACGTGAGCCTGGAGGAGTCCGCCAAGACCATCCGCGAGTACGAGCCGCACTTCGTGCCCGGCGTCCTGCAGACCGAGGCGTACACCCGGGAGATCCTCATCTCCACCGCTGTCGGCCAGCCCGATCCCGAGCGCGTCGAACGCCAGGTCGCGCTGCGGATGCGCCGCCAGTCCTTCCTGACCCGCTCCGAGGCGCCGCCGAACTTCTGGGCCGTGATCGACGAGACGGTCCTGCGCCGGCCCGTCGGCGGCGACGAACTCATGGGCGAGCAGGTCGAGCGGCTGCTGGAGATGACCGAGCTGCCCAACGTGACGCTGCAGATAGCGGCGCTCGCGGCCGGCCACCACCCCGGCACGTACAGCCCCTTCGTGCTGTTCCGGTTCGACGTCCCCGAGATCCCGGACATGGTCTACATCGAGTACCTGACCGGCGCGCTCTACCTGGACGAGGAGAACGAGGTCTCCGAGCACATGGAGGCCATGGACCGCATGGTCGCCATCGCCGAGTCCGCGACCAGGACCCGGCAGCTGCTCTCCGACTTCCGCAAGGACCTGCTGCGCGGCTGAGCGCCGCCCGCGGTCCACGGCGCCCCCGTCCGGCCCCAGGGCCAGTGCCCTCACGACGCCCTTGCCAGTCGCTGCTCGGCGGCAGCCACGGGGACGGGCAGCGCCTCGCCCCTCGCGCCGCCCCCGCCCGTACCGCCCCGCCGTCCGGCGCCCGGCCCGCGCCGCCGCCAGCGCCGGTTGAGGGGCTGCTCTATCAGGTAGTACGAGGCGGTCGCCGCGGCGAACGACGCGGCCAGCGTCGCCACCAGGTGCCCGCGCTCCACGCCCAGGTCGGCCAGGAGCCGGCCCAGCGGGTAGTGCCACAGGTAGAGCCCGTAGCTGAGGTTGCGGCCCACCCAGGCGACCGGGGCGAGCGAGAGCACCCAGGACAGCGCCGAGCGGGGGCGCAGTTCGAGGGCGGCGACGATCGTCGCCGAGAGCAGCGCCGTCACCAGGAAACCGACCGTGTACCAGCTCTCCGTCCAGGCGGTCGCGCCCGTCACGGGGATCTGCCAGACGATCAGCCCCAGCACGCCGAGCGCGGGCCACG
Encoded proteins:
- a CDS encoding helix-turn-helix domain-containing protein; translated protein: MSEPRSAPTIGQLVLSKQLRALREGAGVTREEAAKLLHVTVATIRRMESAEVALKIPYLQILLPAYGLPPEDVASYTELTEEANKPGWWQRFHDVLPGWFGGYVSLEESAKTIREYEPHFVPGVLQTEAYTREILISTAVGQPDPERVERQVALRMRRQSFLTRSEAPPNFWAVIDETVLRRPVGGDELMGEQVERLLEMTELPNVTLQIAALAAGHHPGTYSPFVLFRFDVPEIPDMVYIEYLTGALYLDEENEVSEHMEAMDRMVAIAESATRTRQLLSDFRKDLLRG